A part of Miscanthus floridulus cultivar M001 chromosome 6, ASM1932011v1, whole genome shotgun sequence genomic DNA contains:
- the LOC136456986 gene encoding transcription factor bHLH129-like isoform X2, with product MNLNRLTPAQDGAMRPPSGQAQGLARYGSAPGSLLSAIAESVTRGDPAPPPVSRFYSAESSGLTSCESSCRTDGGGRPPPLERAYGGSGEIRVPPPPPQQQQQHQKHPLAAAPAASPLFRHSSSPAGLLSRLMADPHGMAATGGMGSYSQAGTDAAMAQGHRQLSSQWSFSRQDLPQISEMGMIPDIGESIVAGGCNSSSDGGGGAQAQSSSYLSMNFSVSSWDDTNSIMFSSPSKKPKVDPADDMVTSFSNIDSQFGLSNSSLELPGMDDYLQLQQDSVACRVRAKRGCATHPRSIAERERRTRISKRLKKLLDLVPNMDKQTHTSDMLDLAVDYIKELKDQVEKLKHDQANCCCLGNKSC from the exons atGAACCTGAACCGCCTGACGCCGGCGCAGGACGGGGCGATGCGGCCGCCCTCGGGGCAGGCGCAGGGGCTGGCGCGGTACGGCTCCGCGCCGGGCTCGCTCCTGTCCGCCATCGCCGAGTCCGTGACCCGCGGCgaccccgcgccgccgcccgtgAGCCGGTTCTACTCCGCCGAGTCCTCGGGGCTCACCTCCTGCGAGTCCAGCTGCCGCACCGACGGCGGCGGACGGCCGCCTCCCCTCGAGCGTGCGTACGGCGGCTCCGGCGAGATCCGcgtgcctccgccgccgccgcagcagcagcaacagcatcaGAAGCACCCGCTGGCGGCGGCCCCGGCGGCCTCCCCGCTGTTCCGCCACAGCAGCTCCCCCGCCGGGCTGCTCTCCCGCCTCATGGCCGACCCGCACG GAATGGCCGCGACCGGAGGGATGGGGAGCTACTCGCAGGCGGGCACCGACGCCGCGATGGCTCAGGGCCACAGGCAGCTCAGCTCGCAGTGGAGCTTCTCCAGGCAGGACCTGCCGCAGATCTCCGAGATGGGGATGATACCCGACATCGGGGAGAGCATCGTCGCCGGCGGATGCAACAGCtccagcgacggcggcggcggcgctcaggCGCAGTCCTCCTCCTACCTCTCCATGAACTTCTCCGTCAGCTCCTGGGACGACACCAACTCCATCATGTTCTCGTCCCCCAGCAAGAAGCCCAAGGTGGACCCCGCCGATGACATGGTCACCAGCTTCAGCAACATCGACTCGCAG TTCGGCTTGTCCAACTCGTCCTTGGAGCTGCCCGGCATGGACGACTACCTGCAGCTGCAGCAGGACTCCGTCGCCTGCAGAGTCCGTGCTAAGCGTGGCTGCGCAACTCACCCGCGGAGCATTGCTGAGAGG GAAAGAAGAACAAGGATTAGCAAGAGGCTGAAGAAGCTGCTAGATCTTGTGCCCAACATGGACAAG CAAACACATACGTCGGACATGTTGGATCTTGCTGTAGATTACATCAAAGAGCTCAAGGACCAAGTTGAG AAGCTAAAACACGACCAAGCAAACTGTTGTTGCCTTGGCAACAAGAGCTGCTGA
- the LOC136456986 gene encoding transcription factor bHLH128-like isoform X1 — translation MHILLACTARTRAPQSTGRQAEPDRSGPSRAAVATTLHERSFARAEPAASSQQPAMNLNRLTPAQDGAMRPPSGQAQGLARYGSAPGSLLSAIAESVTRGDPAPPPVSRFYSAESSGLTSCESSCRTDGGGRPPPLERAYGGSGEIRVPPPPPQQQQQHQKHPLAAAPAASPLFRHSSSPAGLLSRLMADPHGMAATGGMGSYSQAGTDAAMAQGHRQLSSQWSFSRQDLPQISEMGMIPDIGESIVAGGCNSSSDGGGGAQAQSSSYLSMNFSVSSWDDTNSIMFSSPSKKPKVDPADDMVTSFSNIDSQERRTRISKRLKKLLDLVPNMDKQTHTSDMLDLAVDYIKELKDQVEKLKHDQANCCCLGNKSC, via the exons ATGCACATCCTCCTCGCTTGCACTGCACGCACACGCGCACCACAGTCCACAGGCAGGCAGGCGGAGCCGGATCGATCAGGGCCGAGCAGAGCAGCAGTAGCAACAACACTCCACGAGCGATCGTTCGCGCGCGcggagccagcagccagcagccagcagccagccatGAACCTGAACCGCCTGACGCCGGCGCAGGACGGGGCGATGCGGCCGCCCTCGGGGCAGGCGCAGGGGCTGGCGCGGTACGGCTCCGCGCCGGGCTCGCTCCTGTCCGCCATCGCCGAGTCCGTGACCCGCGGCgaccccgcgccgccgcccgtgAGCCGGTTCTACTCCGCCGAGTCCTCGGGGCTCACCTCCTGCGAGTCCAGCTGCCGCACCGACGGCGGCGGACGGCCGCCTCCCCTCGAGCGTGCGTACGGCGGCTCCGGCGAGATCCGcgtgcctccgccgccgccgcagcagcagcaacagcatcaGAAGCACCCGCTGGCGGCGGCCCCGGCGGCCTCCCCGCTGTTCCGCCACAGCAGCTCCCCCGCCGGGCTGCTCTCCCGCCTCATGGCCGACCCGCACG GAATGGCCGCGACCGGAGGGATGGGGAGCTACTCGCAGGCGGGCACCGACGCCGCGATGGCTCAGGGCCACAGGCAGCTCAGCTCGCAGTGGAGCTTCTCCAGGCAGGACCTGCCGCAGATCTCCGAGATGGGGATGATACCCGACATCGGGGAGAGCATCGTCGCCGGCGGATGCAACAGCtccagcgacggcggcggcggcgctcaggCGCAGTCCTCCTCCTACCTCTCCATGAACTTCTCCGTCAGCTCCTGGGACGACACCAACTCCATCATGTTCTCGTCCCCCAGCAAGAAGCCCAAGGTGGACCCCGCCGATGACATGGTCACCAGCTTCAGCAACATCGACTCGCAG GAAAGAAGAACAAGGATTAGCAAGAGGCTGAAGAAGCTGCTAGATCTTGTGCCCAACATGGACAAG CAAACACATACGTCGGACATGTTGGATCTTGCTGTAGATTACATCAAAGAGCTCAAGGACCAAGTTGAG AAGCTAAAACACGACCAAGCAAACTGTTGTTGCCTTGGCAACAAGAGCTGCTGA